In Nocardioides cavernae, a single genomic region encodes these proteins:
- a CDS encoding ribonuclease HII, whose product MTVRRDAGIYGYERALRRAGLEPIAGVDEAGRGACAGPLVAGAVILPPGKAGIVPGLADSKLLTEAARERVYAQVVRRALAWSVVVIDNEECDRLGMHVANLEALRRAVARLGTRPSYVLTDGFPVDGLGVPGLAVWKGDRVAACIAAASVIAKVTRDRLMVGLHDEWPDYDFRTHKGYITADHEAALAQHGPCPLHRMRFVNVRRAAGLEPVPGAEVASLGSTPDSTTEEDR is encoded by the coding sequence GTGACCGTCCGTCGCGACGCCGGGATCTACGGCTACGAGCGCGCGCTGCGCCGCGCCGGCCTGGAGCCGATCGCGGGCGTCGACGAGGCCGGACGTGGTGCCTGTGCGGGACCGCTCGTCGCGGGCGCGGTGATCCTCCCGCCGGGCAAGGCGGGCATCGTGCCGGGGCTGGCCGACAGCAAGCTCCTCACCGAGGCCGCGCGCGAGCGGGTCTACGCCCAGGTGGTGCGCCGGGCGCTGGCCTGGTCGGTCGTCGTCATCGACAACGAGGAGTGCGACCGGCTCGGCATGCACGTCGCCAACCTCGAGGCGCTCCGGCGCGCGGTCGCGCGCCTCGGGACACGGCCGTCGTACGTCCTCACCGACGGGTTCCCCGTCGACGGCCTCGGCGTCCCCGGCCTCGCGGTCTGGAAGGGCGACCGGGTCGCCGCGTGCATCGCCGCCGCCTCGGTCATCGCCAAGGTGACCCGCGACCGGTTGATGGTCGGGCTCCACGACGAGTGGCCCGACTACGACTTCCGCACCCACAAGGGCTACATCACCGCCGACCACGAGGCGGCGCTGGCGCAGCACGGTCCGTGCCCGCTCCACCGGATGCGGTTCGTCAACGTGCGGCGTGCGGCGGGTCTCGAGCCGGTCCCCGGGGCAGAGGTGGCTAGTCTCGGCTCCACGCCGGACAGCACCACCGAGGAGGACCGATGA
- a CDS encoding YifB family Mg chelatase-like AAA ATPase: MAFATARSLALKGADGHVIDVQVDVSPGLVNTTIVGRVDKTLSEARDRVRMAINNDCGRWPATKRVTILLAPADLPKSGTHYDLAIAMAVMAADKKHEELTPDLLEGWAFIGELSVAGALRPVPGVLPMVIAAAAHGITHVFVPEPQAGEAGLVPGMTVFGVRSLAQVSAVLRGAEVPEAAPVVGPSSSPLSTWRGEDRLADVDLRDLDGLEDVRYAVEVAAAGGHPTMLIGPRGTGKTSIAERIPTILPDLTTEQALEVTALHSVAGVLPEGSGLVRRPPWFAPHHSATAASVLGGGTGRVRPGQVSLAHHGVLFLDEFPHFRADVVEAMRQPLESGEVTIARGEESATYPARSLVVLAANPCPCGNFHGLSGSSCECTELQRSHYRRKLTGPILDRVDIWMEVRPQGRRRGLSFGPEPESSTEVRARVVEARLRQARRYRDCSWLLNASCPGPVLVERWPLEPDGQALIDKELSDGKLTRRGLTRVQRLAWTVADCAGVLRPGEREAQIALALRSDDSARSLPASVVRVAS; encoded by the coding sequence ATGGCCTTCGCGACCGCTCGCTCGTTGGCGCTCAAGGGCGCCGACGGCCACGTGATCGACGTCCAGGTCGACGTCTCCCCGGGCCTGGTCAACACCACGATCGTCGGCCGGGTGGACAAGACCCTCTCCGAGGCGCGCGACCGGGTGCGGATGGCGATCAACAACGACTGCGGACGGTGGCCCGCGACCAAGCGGGTGACGATCCTCCTCGCGCCCGCCGACCTCCCCAAGAGCGGCACTCACTACGACCTCGCGATCGCGATGGCGGTCATGGCCGCCGACAAGAAGCACGAAGAGCTGACGCCCGACCTGCTGGAGGGGTGGGCGTTCATCGGCGAGCTGTCCGTGGCCGGGGCCCTGCGACCGGTGCCGGGGGTGCTGCCCATGGTCATCGCCGCCGCCGCTCACGGCATCACGCACGTCTTCGTGCCCGAGCCGCAGGCCGGCGAGGCCGGCCTCGTGCCGGGGATGACGGTCTTCGGCGTCCGCTCGCTGGCACAGGTGTCCGCCGTGCTCCGCGGCGCCGAGGTGCCCGAGGCCGCCCCGGTCGTCGGCCCGTCGTCCAGCCCGTTGTCGACCTGGCGCGGCGAGGACCGCCTGGCCGACGTCGACCTGCGCGACCTCGACGGGCTCGAGGACGTCCGCTACGCCGTCGAGGTCGCCGCGGCGGGCGGCCACCCCACGATGCTGATCGGCCCCCGTGGGACCGGCAAGACGTCGATCGCCGAGCGCATCCCGACGATCCTGCCCGACCTGACGACCGAGCAGGCGCTCGAGGTCACGGCACTGCACTCCGTCGCCGGCGTCCTGCCGGAGGGAAGCGGGCTGGTGCGTCGTCCACCGTGGTTCGCCCCACACCACTCGGCGACCGCGGCGAGCGTGCTCGGGGGCGGCACCGGTCGGGTGCGGCCGGGGCAGGTCAGCCTCGCGCACCACGGCGTGCTGTTCCTCGACGAGTTCCCGCACTTCCGCGCCGACGTCGTCGAGGCGATGCGGCAGCCGCTCGAGTCGGGGGAGGTGACGATCGCCCGCGGCGAGGAGTCGGCCACCTACCCGGCCCGCTCGCTGGTCGTCCTGGCGGCCAACCCGTGCCCGTGCGGCAACTTCCACGGCCTCTCGGGCAGCAGCTGCGAGTGCACCGAGCTCCAGCGCTCCCACTACCGCCGCAAGCTCACGGGTCCGATCCTCGACCGGGTCGACATCTGGATGGAGGTGCGACCACAGGGGCGCCGACGGGGGCTGTCCTTCGGCCCGGAGCCGGAGTCCTCCACCGAGGTGCGAGCCCGGGTGGTCGAGGCCAGGCTGCGTCAGGCCCGGCGCTACCGCGACTGCTCCTGGCTCCTCAACGCCTCGTGTCCAGGTCCGGTCCTCGTCGAGCGGTGGCCGCTCGAGCCCGACGGCCAGGCGCTCATCGACAAGGAGCTGTCCGACGGCAAGCTCACCCGGCGTGGGCTGACCCGCGTGCAGCGCCTTGCCTGGACGGTGGCGGACTGCGCGGGGGTGCTGAGGCCAGGGGAGCGCGAGGCGCAGATCGCGTTGGCGCTGCGGTCCGACGACAGCGCGCGCTCGCTGCCGGCGAGTGTGGTTCGCGTGGCGTCATGA
- the lepB gene encoding signal peptidase I, protein MSGRTQHEPEQKTGRSKRKQLPLWQETILLLGVALVLAIVIKTFFVQAFYIPSESMEPGLILNDRILIQKVSYWGDGEPERGDVVVFKDPGGWLPPIDSAGPTNPVAKAMAKIGLYPTGGHLVKRVIGVAGDTIECCDEQGRLIVNGHPLDESDYVKRGGATCNGPMPTNGACDEKWSVGPIPGGHIFVMGDNRSRSADSSQKMCQSDETECVPGDEFVPVDLVVGKVFVLLWPADRFRWNTRPDTFEDVPAPSS, encoded by the coding sequence ATGAGTGGTCGCACCCAGCACGAGCCGGAGCAGAAGACCGGCCGCAGCAAGCGGAAGCAGCTGCCGCTGTGGCAGGAGACGATCCTGCTGCTGGGCGTCGCGCTGGTGCTCGCGATCGTCATCAAGACGTTCTTCGTCCAGGCCTTCTACATCCCCTCGGAGTCCATGGAGCCGGGGCTGATCCTCAACGACCGGATCCTGATCCAGAAGGTCTCCTACTGGGGCGACGGCGAGCCCGAGCGCGGCGACGTCGTCGTCTTCAAGGACCCGGGTGGCTGGCTGCCGCCGATCGACTCGGCAGGCCCCACCAACCCGGTCGCCAAGGCGATGGCCAAGATCGGCCTCTACCCGACCGGCGGCCACCTCGTGAAGCGCGTGATCGGCGTCGCCGGCGACACGATCGAGTGCTGCGACGAGCAGGGCCGCCTCATCGTCAACGGGCATCCCCTCGACGAGTCCGACTACGTCAAGCGCGGCGGTGCGACCTGCAACGGCCCGATGCCCACCAACGGTGCGTGCGACGAGAAGTGGTCGGTGGGGCCCATCCCCGGCGGCCACATCTTCGTGATGGGTGACAACCGCTCGCGCTCGGCCGACAGCTCTCAGAAGATGTGCCAGTCCGACGAGACCGAGTGCGTGCCCGGCGACGAGTTCGTCCCGGTCGACCTGGTCGTCGGCAAGGTCTTCGTGCTCCTGTGGCCCGCCGACCGCTTCCGCTGGAACACCCGTCCGGACACGTTCGAGGACGTGCCGGCACCGTCCTCGTGA
- the rpsP gene encoding 30S ribosomal protein S16 produces MAVKIRLKRLGKIRVPQYRIVVVDSRKKRDGRVLEEIGKYHPKEEPSFIEVTSDRAQYWLGVGAQPSEAVEAILKVTGDWQKFKGLPGAEGTLKVKEPKRSKLDIFNEALKEVSAESKGSATTTKKKTEKTEKAEKTEKAEKVEKTEEPAAAPAEVPADETPEGAAEAAEAAETVTAEDAGKSEA; encoded by the coding sequence GTGGCCGTCAAGATTCGTTTGAAGCGCCTGGGCAAGATCCGGGTGCCGCAGTACCGCATCGTCGTCGTCGACTCGCGCAAGAAGCGCGACGGCCGGGTGCTCGAGGAGATCGGCAAGTACCACCCGAAGGAGGAGCCCTCCTTCATCGAGGTGACCTCCGACCGGGCCCAGTACTGGCTCGGCGTGGGCGCGCAGCCCTCCGAGGCCGTCGAGGCGATCCTCAAGGTGACCGGCGACTGGCAGAAGTTCAAGGGCCTGCCGGGCGCCGAGGGCACCCTCAAGGTCAAGGAGCCCAAGCGCTCCAAGCTCGACATCTTCAACGAGGCGCTCAAGGAGGTGTCCGCCGAGTCCAAGGGCTCCGCGACCACCACCAAGAAGAAGACCGAGAAGACCGAGAAGGCTGAGAAGACCGAGAAGGCTGAGAAGGTCGAGAAGACCGAGGAGCCCGCAGCGGCGCCTGCCGAGGTTCCCGCGGACGAGACCCCCGAGGGCGCGGCCGAGGCTGCCGAGGCCGCTGAGACGGTCACCGCCGAGGACGCCGGCAAGAGCGAGGCGTGA
- a CDS encoding RNA-binding protein: MLAEALEHLVRGIVDHPDDVMVRDKQLRRGSILEVRVHPDDLGKVIGRNGRTATAFRTVVSALAGRGGARVDFVDTDRRR, encoded by the coding sequence GTGCTCGCCGAGGCACTCGAGCACCTGGTGCGTGGCATCGTCGACCACCCCGACGACGTCATGGTCCGCGACAAGCAGCTGCGTCGCGGCTCGATCCTCGAGGTCCGGGTCCACCCCGACGACCTCGGCAAGGTGATCGGACGCAACGGCCGCACCGCGACCGCCTTCCGCACCGTCGTCTCGGCCCTCGCCGGCCGTGGCGGTGCGCGGGTCGACTTCGTCGACACCGACCGGCGCCGCTGA
- the rplS gene encoding 50S ribosomal protein L19, giving the protein MTNVIADLGTALKRDDVPAFRAGDTVKVHVKVIEGSRSRVQVFQGVVIRVHGSGIGRTFTVRKVSFGVGVERTFPVNSPIFETIEIVTRGDVRRAKLYYLRNLRGKAAKIKERRDA; this is encoded by the coding sequence ATGACCAACGTCATCGCCGACCTCGGCACCGCCCTCAAGCGCGACGACGTCCCGGCCTTCCGCGCCGGCGACACCGTCAAGGTCCACGTCAAGGTCATCGAGGGCAGCCGCTCGCGTGTCCAGGTCTTCCAGGGCGTCGTGATCCGCGTCCACGGCTCGGGCATCGGCCGCACCTTCACCGTCCGCAAGGTCTCCTTCGGTGTCGGCGTCGAGCGCACCTTCCCGGTGAACTCCCCGATCTTCGAGACGATCGAGATCGTCACCCGCGGTGACGTGCGCCGCGCGAAGCTCTACTACCTGCGCAACCTGCGCGGCAAGGCTGCCAAGATCAAGGAGCGCCGCGACGCGTGA
- a CDS encoding GNAT family N-acetyltransferase: MTTLVDLFPPFGLHVQAGPLELRGLTDDLILELCDLAEQGIHDPAEMPFYFPWTAAAPGELARNTAAYHWGKRSTFSPEDFCLDLAVVLDGRVIGAQGVAAKHFPVTRTGETGSWLGREFQGCGLGTAMRRAMCELLFDHLGFEEITSAAFLDNPASLGVSRKVGYRPTAVSRIKRREGELALNQGLVLTPETFVRDAEPIHVTGAEAVRSFLGLVAG, encoded by the coding sequence GTGACCACACTCGTCGACCTCTTCCCGCCCTTCGGCCTGCACGTGCAGGCCGGCCCGCTCGAGCTGCGCGGGTTGACCGACGACCTCATCCTCGAGCTGTGCGACCTCGCCGAGCAGGGCATCCACGACCCGGCCGAGATGCCGTTCTACTTCCCGTGGACCGCTGCCGCGCCAGGCGAGCTCGCCCGCAACACCGCGGCCTACCACTGGGGCAAGAGGTCCACCTTCTCGCCGGAGGACTTCTGCCTCGACCTCGCCGTGGTCCTGGACGGCCGCGTGATCGGTGCCCAGGGGGTGGCCGCGAAGCACTTCCCGGTGACCCGGACCGGGGAGACCGGCTCGTGGCTGGGCCGCGAGTTCCAGGGCTGCGGGCTCGGCACGGCGATGCGTCGGGCGATGTGCGAGCTGCTCTTCGACCACCTCGGCTTCGAGGAGATCACCTCGGCGGCCTTCCTCGACAACCCGGCGTCGCTGGGCGTCTCCCGCAAGGTCGGCTACCGACCCACCGCGGTGAGCCGGATCAAGCGCCGCGAGGGCGAGCTGGCGCTCAACCAGGGTCTGGTCCTGACCCCAGAGACGTTCGTCCGGGATGCCGAGCCGATCCACGTCACGGGGGCGGAGGCCGTGCGTTCCTTCCTCGGGCTGGTCGCCGGCTGA
- a CDS encoding YraN family protein, whose product MARRAAASPFALDPGAEHRRRLGERGETIAARHLCRLGLVLLDRNWRCDAGEIDLVLRDGNVLVICEVKTRTSTDYGAPLEAVDRRKADRLRRLGARWLLVHDCHPDDVRIDLVGVLAPRGGPVEVEHVEGVG is encoded by the coding sequence ATGGCCCGACGAGCTGCCGCTTCCCCCTTCGCCCTCGACCCCGGCGCCGAGCACCGTCGCCGGCTGGGGGAGCGCGGCGAGACCATCGCGGCGCGCCACCTCTGCCGGCTCGGGCTGGTCCTGCTCGACCGCAACTGGCGCTGCGACGCGGGTGAGATCGACCTGGTGCTGCGCGACGGCAACGTCCTGGTGATCTGCGAGGTCAAGACCCGCACGTCCACCGACTACGGCGCTCCGCTCGAGGCGGTCGACCGACGCAAGGCCGACCGCCTGCGACGGCTCGGGGCGCGGTGGCTTCTCGTGCACGACTGCCATCCCGACGACGTCCGCATCGACCTGGTGGGCGTGCTGGCCCCACGCGGTGGACCGGTCGAGGTCGAGCACGTCGAGGGGGTCGGCTGA
- the rimM gene encoding ribosome maturation factor RimM (Essential for efficient processing of 16S rRNA), with the protein MSDQEPAGIEVVIGRIGKPHGLRGEVTLDVRTDEPERRFAPGTTLRAEAPAGADRRPSSLTVARARWHQSTLLVTFEELADRNAAEAARGTVLHATIAHDETPEDPEEYYDHQLVGLDVVDIDGSPLGSVKALVHGSAQDLLTVRTPDGRDTLVPFVSALVPEVDLAAGRIVVADRPGLVSPFPDDAPDDAAEGAAEGAGEPRS; encoded by the coding sequence GTGAGTGATCAGGAACCGGCCGGCATCGAGGTCGTCATCGGCCGGATCGGCAAGCCCCACGGCCTTCGCGGCGAGGTCACCCTCGACGTACGCACCGACGAGCCCGAGCGGCGCTTCGCCCCTGGTACGACGCTGCGCGCGGAGGCCCCCGCCGGCGCCGACCGGCGTCCCTCCAGCCTGACCGTCGCCCGCGCCCGCTGGCACCAGTCCACCCTCCTGGTCACCTTCGAGGAGCTGGCCGACCGCAACGCCGCGGAGGCGGCGCGCGGCACCGTCCTGCACGCGACGATCGCGCACGACGAGACGCCCGAGGACCCCGAGGAGTACTACGACCACCAGCTCGTCGGCCTCGACGTGGTCGACATCGACGGCTCGCCCCTGGGCAGCGTCAAGGCCCTGGTCCACGGCTCGGCGCAGGACCTCCTGACCGTCCGCACGCCCGACGGGCGGGACACGCTGGTGCCGTTCGTGTCCGCGCTCGTGCCCGAGGTGGACCTCGCGGCCGGCCGCATCGTGGTCGCCGACCGGCCGGGCCTGGTGTCGCCGTTCCCCGACGACGCACCCGACGACGCAGCCGAGGGCGCAGCCGAGGGCGCAGGCGAGCCGCGATCGTGA
- a CDS encoding amidohydrolase family protein, with amino-acid sequence MTAQRFRGPVLPDGEARDLYVVDGRITYEAQPGADTVAEGWIVPGLVDAHCHLGLDDFGATDDAATEQQAIADRDGGALLIRDAGSAADTRWIHDRDDLPRLIRCGRHIAATKRYIRGYAHEVEPADLASYAAQEARNGDGWIKLVGDWISRDEGDLAPSFPADAFADAIAAAQAEGAKVTAHCFGHGVLPGLIEAGIDCIEHGTGLTEDLIDAMVQHGTRLVPTVMQLDKFPEHAAAGQARFPAYADTMLDLYDRMPATIMAAYEAGVPIYAGSDGGGISRHGNIAGEIEALVRIGMPAHDALGAASWRAREWLGVDGLDEGASADFVVYDRDPRADLSVLRTPTRVVLRGRAVVG; translated from the coding sequence ATGACTGCGCAGCGCTTCCGTGGACCGGTCCTGCCCGACGGAGAGGCGCGGGACCTCTACGTCGTCGACGGCCGCATCACCTACGAGGCCCAGCCCGGTGCGGACACCGTCGCCGAGGGCTGGATCGTCCCCGGCCTGGTCGACGCGCACTGCCACCTCGGGCTCGACGACTTCGGCGCCACCGACGACGCGGCCACCGAGCAGCAAGCGATCGCCGACCGTGACGGCGGCGCGCTCCTCATCCGTGACGCCGGTTCTGCCGCCGACACGCGCTGGATCCACGACCGCGACGACCTGCCCCGGCTGATCCGCTGTGGTCGGCACATCGCCGCGACGAAGCGCTACATCCGCGGCTACGCCCACGAGGTCGAGCCGGCCGACCTGGCGTCGTACGCCGCCCAGGAGGCCCGCAACGGCGACGGCTGGATCAAGCTGGTCGGCGACTGGATCTCGCGCGACGAGGGCGACCTCGCTCCGTCGTTCCCCGCCGATGCCTTCGCCGACGCCATCGCCGCCGCGCAGGCCGAAGGTGCGAAGGTGACGGCGCACTGCTTCGGCCACGGCGTGCTGCCCGGGCTGATCGAGGCGGGCATCGACTGCATCGAGCACGGCACCGGGCTCACAGAGGACCTCATCGACGCGATGGTCCAGCACGGCACCCGGCTGGTGCCCACCGTCATGCAGCTCGACAAGTTCCCCGAGCACGCGGCAGCCGGGCAGGCGAGGTTCCCGGCCTACGCCGACACGATGCTCGACCTCTACGACCGCATGCCCGCCACGATCATGGCGGCCTACGAGGCAGGGGTGCCGATCTACGCCGGCTCCGACGGTGGCGGCATCAGCCGCCACGGCAACATCGCCGGCGAGATCGAGGCGCTCGTGCGGATCGGGATGCCGGCCCACGACGCGCTCGGCGCCGCCAGCTGGCGGGCCCGGGAGTGGCTCGGGGTGGACGGCCTCGACGAGGGCGCGTCGGCGGACTTCGTCGTCTACGACCGTGATCCGCGCGCCGACCTGTCCGTGCTGCGTACGCCGACGCGCGTCGTGCTGCGCGGTCGAGCCGTGGTGGGCTGA
- the dprA gene encoding DNA-processing protein DprA produces MSAAHVRSAPPVAEPVGQVPEAERLARVALSCAVEPGDGTTSSLIRQMGAERALEKARSATEGEPGEMLAQRLVELDPVRQLDQAARCGIRFLVPGDAEWPTGLDQLDDAITVDGFGGTPPGLWVKGPMPLTELATSVAVVGSRAASVYGVELARAVCEHLALSGVPVVSGGALGIDFEAHNATLSADGVTAAVLACGVDRVYPEQNRPLLQHLAAEFAVVSEQPPASAPTRPRFLARNRLIAAMTTGTVVVEAALRSGALNTAGWAESLHRHVMCVPGPVTSYTSQGVNNFLREGRGTVVTHGAEVLELIGAAGEHLVDPPRGEHRPRDGLTPTERTVVEWVPVSEPARVDSISRLCGLPLRTTEGALRRLRSKGFVQRTDEGWRLVPDV; encoded by the coding sequence ATGAGTGCCGCACACGTGCGGTCAGCGCCGCCCGTCGCGGAGCCGGTGGGTCAGGTGCCCGAGGCCGAGCGCCTCGCCCGGGTGGCCCTGAGCTGCGCGGTGGAGCCTGGTGACGGCACGACGTCGTCCCTCATCCGCCAGATGGGCGCGGAGCGCGCGCTGGAGAAGGCGCGGTCCGCGACCGAGGGCGAGCCCGGGGAGATGCTGGCGCAGCGGCTGGTCGAGCTCGACCCGGTCCGACAGCTCGACCAGGCCGCCCGGTGCGGCATCCGCTTCCTCGTCCCGGGCGACGCCGAGTGGCCCACCGGCCTCGACCAGCTCGACGACGCCATCACCGTGGACGGGTTCGGGGGCACTCCGCCGGGCCTGTGGGTGAAGGGTCCGATGCCGCTCACCGAGCTCGCCACCTCGGTCGCCGTGGTCGGCTCACGCGCCGCCTCGGTCTACGGCGTCGAGCTGGCCCGCGCGGTGTGCGAGCACCTCGCGCTCTCAGGTGTGCCGGTCGTCTCGGGCGGCGCACTCGGCATCGATTTCGAGGCCCACAACGCGACGCTGTCCGCCGACGGCGTCACTGCCGCCGTCCTGGCCTGCGGGGTGGACCGGGTCTATCCCGAGCAGAACCGGCCCCTGCTCCAGCACCTCGCCGCCGAGTTCGCTGTCGTGTCCGAGCAACCGCCCGCGTCGGCGCCGACGCGGCCGCGATTCCTGGCGCGCAACCGGTTGATCGCCGCCATGACCACCGGCACCGTGGTGGTCGAGGCCGCCCTGCGCAGTGGCGCCCTCAACACCGCAGGGTGGGCCGAGAGCCTGCACCGCCACGTGATGTGCGTGCCGGGCCCGGTCACCAGCTACACATCGCAGGGCGTCAACAACTTCCTCCGTGAGGGCCGAGGCACGGTGGTCACCCACGGCGCTGAAGTGCTCGAGCTGATCGGTGCAGCGGGGGAGCACCTGGTCGACCCTCCGCGGGGCGAGCACCGGCCGCGCGACGGGCTCACCCCGACCGAGCGGACCGTCGTGGAGTGGGTTCCGGTCAGCGAGCCGGCGCGGGTCGACTCGATCTCACGCCTGTGCGGGCTCCCACTCCGCACCACCGAGGGTGCGCTGCGCCGGCTGAGGTCGAAGGGTTTCGTCCAGCGGACCGATGAGGGGTGGCGCCTCGTGCCTGACGTGTGA
- a CDS encoding DUF2469 domain-containing protein, with protein sequence MSAEDLEKYETEMELTLYREYRDVVGIFKYVVETDRRFYLCNQVDVKARSESGDVFFEVSMTDAWVWDMYRPARFAKNVKVLTFKDVNVEELAPQDIDPPKD encoded by the coding sequence ATGAGCGCCGAGGATCTCGAGAAGTACGAGACCGAGATGGAGCTCACCCTCTATCGCGAGTACCGCGACGTCGTGGGCATCTTCAAGTACGTCGTGGAGACCGACCGCCGCTTCTACCTCTGCAACCAGGTCGACGTGAAGGCCCGCTCGGAGAGCGGCGACGTCTTCTTCGAGGTCTCGATGACCGATGCCTGGGTCTGGGACATGTACCGCCCCGCGCGGTTCGCCAAGAACGTGAAGGTGCTGACGTTCAAGGACGTCAACGTCGAGGAGCTGGCGCCGCAGGACATCGACCCGCCCAAGGACTGA
- the trmD gene encoding tRNA (guanosine(37)-N1)-methyltransferase TrmD, producing the protein MRIDVVTIFPDYLAPLELSLPGKARAKGLLDIEVHDLRRWTADRHRTVDDTPYGGGAGMVMKPEPWGQALDAVAAGATIVFTTPSGEPFTQSLAHELSEQEHLVFACGRYEGIDQRVIEHAATLGTVREVSLGDYVLNGGEVAALAITEAVVRLLPGFMGNAESLVEESHADGLLEYPVYTKPASWNGRDVPDVLLSGDHARIAAWRREQAERRTADRRPDLLPATALVAALADLDVRPAVPADAGELYTLQRACWLQEMEANPGVDIPALRETLDDVRRGVGEWTVRVAREPSSGRLLGAVRGRLDRHGEWDIGRIMVAPDMQGRGLGRALLELVEDLAPADVTTYVLFTGAGSVDNQRMYKKAGFRLRPDRKAPPGAVVMTKQARRRISR; encoded by the coding sequence GTGAGGATCGACGTCGTCACGATCTTCCCCGACTACCTCGCACCGCTGGAGCTGAGCCTCCCGGGCAAGGCCCGCGCCAAGGGGCTGCTCGACATCGAGGTCCACGACCTGCGCCGGTGGACGGCCGACCGACACCGCACCGTCGACGACACGCCCTACGGCGGCGGCGCCGGCATGGTCATGAAGCCGGAGCCCTGGGGTCAGGCGCTCGACGCCGTGGCCGCGGGAGCGACGATCGTCTTCACCACGCCCAGCGGGGAGCCCTTCACGCAGTCGCTCGCCCACGAGTTGAGCGAGCAGGAGCACCTCGTCTTCGCCTGCGGGCGCTACGAGGGCATCGACCAGCGGGTCATCGAGCACGCCGCCACCCTCGGCACGGTGCGGGAGGTGTCGCTCGGCGACTACGTCCTCAACGGCGGCGAGGTCGCCGCGCTGGCCATCACCGAGGCGGTCGTGCGCCTGCTGCCCGGCTTCATGGGCAACGCCGAGTCGCTGGTCGAGGAGTCGCACGCCGACGGACTGCTGGAGTACCCCGTCTACACCAAGCCGGCCTCGTGGAACGGGCGCGACGTCCCCGACGTGCTGCTGTCGGGCGACCACGCGCGGATCGCCGCCTGGCGCCGCGAGCAGGCGGAGCGCCGCACAGCCGACCGCCGTCCCGACCTGCTGCCGGCGACCGCACTCGTCGCGGCGCTCGCCGACCTCGACGTACGCCCCGCGGTCCCCGCCGACGCCGGCGAGCTCTACACGCTGCAGCGCGCCTGCTGGCTGCAGGAGATGGAGGCCAACCCGGGGGTCGACATCCCGGCCCTGCGCGAGACGCTCGACGACGTACGCCGTGGGGTGGGGGAGTGGACCGTGAGGGTCGCCCGGGAGCCGTCGTCGGGCCGCCTCCTGGGGGCCGTCCGCGGACGGCTCGACAGGCACGGCGAGTGGGACATCGGACGGATCATGGTGGCGCCCGACATGCAGGGCCGCGGCCTCGGCCGGGCGCTCCTGGAGCTGGTCGAGGACCTCGCGCCCGCGGACGTCACGACCTACGTCCTGTTCACCGGCGCAGGGTCCGTGGACAACCAGCGGATGTACAAGAAGGCGGGGTTCCGGCTGCGGCCGGACCGGAAGGCGCCGCCGGGTGCCGTGGTGATGACCAAGCAGGCCCGACGTCGGATTTCACGCTGA